The Deltaproteobacteria bacterium genome includes the window ACGGGATAATCGGTCTCAGTGAGTCTTTACTGGATGGCGTGGGTGGTCCTCTAGAACCGAGGATGCGTCGAAATATTACCATGATTGAGCAGAGTGGGAAGCGTCTTTCTCATTTGGTCAACGACATTCTCGATTTTTCAAAACTTCGAAATCGCCGAATCTCCCTGGAGCGGATTCCGGTTAGTCTGTTCAGTGCCGTTGAGATGGTCGTTGAACTCTCCCGTCCTCTTATCGGTGATAAAACGATGGACGTTTATAATGTCGTTAGCGTGGACCTTCCGCCGGTTTTGGCTGACCCGAATCGGCTGCAACAGATCCTCTTTAACTTGGTTGGCAATGCGATCAAGTTTACCGAGAAGGGCTACGTAACCATTCGGGCCGAGCACAATACGGGTACCGGCCAGATAGCGATAGCGGTTGAGGATTCAGGAATAGGAATCGCTTTGCAATATCGCGAGCGTATATTTAGAGCGTTCGAGCAGGGGGATGGAACGACTCAGCGTGAACATGGCGGTACCGGTTTAGGTTTGGCTGTATCAAGAGAGCTGGTCGTCGCTCATGGTGGAGAACTGCAAGTCGATTCCGCGCTTGGTATGGGGACGACGATGTCTTTTTCTTTACCGGTGGCAGAGGGGGAACCGAAGTGGTTGGGCCGAACGCTGGGAGCCAAAGGTATACCAGCCGATTCTCTCGATGCTGAACAAACAAGTGCTTCCATTACCGCTGGAAATCAGTACCCGGAGGGGCCCGAGCACGGACAGTGCGTCGCTATTGTAGATGATGAAGAGGTGAATAGGGAAGTCGTAGCTCTGCAGGTCAGCGGTGAAGGATACCCCGTCGTAGCTTTTGAGAGCGGCGCGAAGGTTTTGAGTTGGATTGAGGCAAATGGACCGCCGGCGGTCCTTCTCTTGGACGTGATGATGCCTGGATTATCGGGCCTTGATGTTTTGGTTCAGATTCGAAAGGAATATTCGTTACAGGAACTTCCTGTTTTATTGCTTACGGCTCGGGGTACGGACGGAGATATGACTGAAGGTTTCGCCGCAGGCGCAAACGATTACTTGGTTAAACCGTTTTCGCGCCCTGAACTGCTTAATCGATTACGTCATCACCTGGGCTTTACCGCGATGTCGTCCATGCTGAGAAGCACGAACAAGGTCCTTGAGGCTGAATTAAGCAAACGTCATGAGATGGAGGGGTCGTTGGCCCAAATGCGGCTTCGACAAGAAGAGGCGGAAAAGGAGATTGGAGCACTTCAGGGGAATTTACAGGACCTATCCCTTCGAACATCCCGGGTTAAATCAAAGCTACTCCAGGCAGAGAAGTTAGCGTCACTTGGCCAAATGATGGCGGGCGTTGCAATGTCGTTGAGTGAACCCATTTTGTCGATAACCAAAAAGCTTGAAGATTTAAGGTCGCTGCTGGGTGAAAGTGTCGAGCGAATCGTTCCATATTTAGAGAGAGCTGAGGCCGACGCGGATAGCTTTCAGGAGTCACTCGATATTCTTATGTCTCATATCGAGAATATGGAAATCGGCGCAGACATGGTTAAAAAGATTACCCGAGCCATGATGAATTACGACCCAGCCGCGCATGGAGAACAGCAGGACACGGTGATGGCTGATCTCGTAAGCGACTGTCTGACGATTTGTGGGTTCCGGCTTCGTGGTTTTGAGGTTGATGTCGATCTTGACGAGGTGTGCTCTGTGCCGGCGCATCGAACACATTTGGCGCAAGTGATTTCTAACCTGCTTTCAAATGCAGTGGATGCATTAAATGAACGAGAAGGCGAAGACTTAGCTACGCCGAGAATACGAGTGCTATCTCAGCCGAAGCTACATGAAGGTGTTGAGGGTGTTGTCATTGACGTAGAGGACAATGGTCCTGGAGTGCCACCTGATTTCGCGCGAAAGGTGTTTTTGCCATTTTTTACAACACGGCCGGTGGGTAAAGGGACCGGTATCGGTCTAGCGGTCTCAAAACGAATAGTGGATGACCACAATGGT containing:
- a CDS encoding response regulator — its product is IPMVALSALILLASLGATEIHTHWRSAAMGVATCLAGMSLVAEPAAVGGFLVPIGLAFCAVVACLWAILCLIRPSFGEPRERGWLVVGGFFWLLCWTIDLVDPPVHVAQIELFFVGLMGWATCITFVLAIRNEEARLMMEGLSNELEVKNRDLSELDRLKDEFLAKTSHELRTPLNGIIGLSESLLDGVGGPLEPRMRRNITMIEQSGKRLSHLVNDILDFSKLRNRRISLERIPVSLFSAVEMVVELSRPLIGDKTMDVYNVVSVDLPPVLADPNRLQQILFNLVGNAIKFTEKGYVTIRAEHNTGTGQIAIAVEDSGIGIALQYRERIFRAFEQGDGTTQREHGGTGLGLAVSRELVVAHGGELQVDSALGMGTTMSFSLPVAEGEPKWLGRTLGAKGIPADSLDAEQTSASITAGNQYPEGPEHGQCVAIVDDEEVNREVVALQVSGEGYPVVAFESGAKVLSWIEANGPPAVLLLDVMMPGLSGLDVLVQIRKEYSLQELPVLLLTARGTDGDMTEGFAAGANDYLVKPFSRPELLNRLRHHLGFTAMSSMLRSTNKVLEAELSKRHEMEGSLAQMRLRQEEAEKEIGALQGNLQDLSLRTSRVKSKLLQAEKLASLGQMMAGVAMSLSEPILSITKKLEDLRSLLGESVERIVPYLERAEADADSFQESLDILMSHIENMEIGADMVKKITRAMMNYDPAAHGEQQDTVMADLVSDCLTICGFRLRGFEVDVDLDEVCSVPAHRTHLAQVISNLLSNAVDALNEREGEDLATPRIRVLSQPKLHEGVEGVVIDVEDNGPGVPPDFARKVFLPFFTTRPVGKGTGIGLAVSKRIVDDHNGFLSVDDSEHLGGARFRLWLPRVREKGATK